One part of the Alosa alosa isolate M-15738 ecotype Scorff River chromosome 4, AALO_Geno_1.1, whole genome shotgun sequence genome encodes these proteins:
- the LOC125293127 gene encoding flocculation protein FLO11 isoform X2, translating into MFQRLSSLFFGEVEDVSAELKGPNPCVSDADEEGWLMVSLPENNDRLMLGEGGAEAPSIAQSLPDSECPRAGSEHDPMTPLPAPCGPSHLPSGGRRRTKASRARVAALPSPLQSTPAATASSSPSSSSSPICHAPSSSSGGLVGVRGALPSPAPRPRGSAPVSPGSWSDCSGGSSGGLERCGMDESWFVTPPPCFTAEGAAAEASPMEDLLIEHPSMSVYVSPGNLSMVDESSASLAGSVRMAESASAALPAPRTNLPPRVTRGAAAQAGALAKVSQVSRVQRSKARVERRQLARNRVQRQNRTREQLPRHATHARKSFLHQPCQRNICH; encoded by the exons ATGTTCCAGCGGCTCAGCAGCCTGTTCTTTGGAGAGGTAGAAGATGTGTCTGCTGAACTCAAGGGACCCAACCCATGTGTGAGCGACGCTGATGAGGAGGGATGGCTTATGGTCAGCCTGCCAG AGAATAACGACCGCTTGATGCTGGGGGAGGGCGGAGCCGAGGCGCCCTCGATAGCACAGTCCCTGCCCGACAGTGAGTGTCCGAGGGCCGGGTCGGAGCATGACCCCATGACCCCCCTCCCCGCTCCCTGCGGCCCGTCCCACCTGCCTAGCGGCGGTCGCCGCAGGACTAAGGCTAGCAGGGCACGAGTGGCGgcccttccctcccctctccaatCAACCCCCGCCGCCaccgcctcctcctctccttcctcttcctcctctcccattTGCcatgccccctcctcctcctcgggcGGGTTAGTAGGTGTGCGTGGTGCGCTGCCCAGCCCTGCCCCCCGCCCCCGTGGCTCTGCGCCCGTGTCGCCTGGCTCCTGGAGCGACTGCAGCGGCGGCAGCAGTGGTGGGCTGGAGCGCTGCGGTATGGACGAGAGCTGGTTTGTCACCCCTCCCCCCTGTTTCACTGCAGAGGGAGCCGCAGCCGAGGCTAGCCCCATGGAGGACCTGCTCATCGAGCACCCCAGCATGTCCGTCTACGTCTCCCCCGGCAACCTGTCCATGGTGGATGAGAGCTCCGCCAGCCTGGCAGGCAGCGTCAG GATGGCGGAGTCGGCTTCAGCAGCTCTCCCTGCCCCCCGGACCAATCTGCCCCCGAGGGTGACTCGAGGGGCGGCTGCCCAGGCCGGCGCCCTGGCCAAGGTGAGCCAGGTGTCACGCGTGCAACGCTCCAAGGCCCGCGTGGAGCGCCGCCAGCTGGCCCGCAACCGCGTCCAGCGCCAGAACCGCACCCGCGAGCAGTTGCCCCGCCACGCCACCCACGCCCGCAAGAGCTTCCTGCACCAGCCATGCCAGCGCAACATCTGCCACTAA
- the LOC125293127 gene encoding flocculation protein FLO11 isoform X1 yields MFQRLSSLFFGEVEDVSAELKGPNPCVSDADEEGWLMVSLPENNDRLMLGEGGAEAPSIAQSLPDSECPRAGSEHDPMTPLPAPCGPSHLPSGGRRRTKASRARVAALPSPLQSTPAATASSSPSSSSSPICHAPSSSSGGLVGVRGALPSPAPRPRGSAPVSPGSWSDCSGGSSGGLERCGMDESWFVTPPPCFTAEGAAAEASPMEDLLIEHPSMSVYVSPGNLSMVDESSASLAGSVSRMAESASAALPAPRTNLPPRVTRGAAAQAGALAKVSQVSRVQRSKARVERRQLARNRVQRQNRTREQLPRHATHARKSFLHQPCQRNICH; encoded by the exons ATGTTCCAGCGGCTCAGCAGCCTGTTCTTTGGAGAGGTAGAAGATGTGTCTGCTGAACTCAAGGGACCCAACCCATGTGTGAGCGACGCTGATGAGGAGGGATGGCTTATGGTCAGCCTGCCAG AGAATAACGACCGCTTGATGCTGGGGGAGGGCGGAGCCGAGGCGCCCTCGATAGCACAGTCCCTGCCCGACAGTGAGTGTCCGAGGGCCGGGTCGGAGCATGACCCCATGACCCCCCTCCCCGCTCCCTGCGGCCCGTCCCACCTGCCTAGCGGCGGTCGCCGCAGGACTAAGGCTAGCAGGGCACGAGTGGCGgcccttccctcccctctccaatCAACCCCCGCCGCCaccgcctcctcctctccttcctcttcctcctctcccattTGCcatgccccctcctcctcctcgggcGGGTTAGTAGGTGTGCGTGGTGCGCTGCCCAGCCCTGCCCCCCGCCCCCGTGGCTCTGCGCCCGTGTCGCCTGGCTCCTGGAGCGACTGCAGCGGCGGCAGCAGTGGTGGGCTGGAGCGCTGCGGTATGGACGAGAGCTGGTTTGTCACCCCTCCCCCCTGTTTCACTGCAGAGGGAGCCGCAGCCGAGGCTAGCCCCATGGAGGACCTGCTCATCGAGCACCCCAGCATGTCCGTCTACGTCTCCCCCGGCAACCTGTCCATGGTGGATGAGAGCTCCGCCAGCCTGGCAGGCAGCGTCAG CAGGATGGCGGAGTCGGCTTCAGCAGCTCTCCCTGCCCCCCGGACCAATCTGCCCCCGAGGGTGACTCGAGGGGCGGCTGCCCAGGCCGGCGCCCTGGCCAAGGTGAGCCAGGTGTCACGCGTGCAACGCTCCAAGGCCCGCGTGGAGCGCCGCCAGCTGGCCCGCAACCGCGTCCAGCGCCAGAACCGCACCCGCGAGCAGTTGCCCCGCCACGCCACCCACGCCCGCAAGAGCTTCCTGCACCAGCCATGCCAGCGCAACATCTGCCACTAA